In Lysobacter sp. FW306-1B-D06B, the sequence ATGCGATTGCGGATGCGGCTTTGGTCCTGATCGATCAGCAGCACGCCGGTGCGCGGCACGATCTCGCCGATGGTGCCGTGCAGGTACTGGCCCCAGCCCTGCCCCGGCGTGGTGTCGGGCAGGCGCCGCACGGACGTGGCCTCGATGCGGTTGCCGGTGGTCACCGTGTTCAGCAGCAGGCGGTCGCCGGGCTGCAGCTTCGGTCGCGTCGCGCGATCGGCCGCCGCCTTCGCCTCGTCGTAGTACAGGTTGATCGGCGCGCCCTGCCCCAGTTCGCTGCCGGTGCGCGCGTCCTGGCTGAGCACGATGCGGTGCTGCTTGGGATCATGGCGCTGCAACGTGCCGACGATGCGACCCTGCACCTGGGCGAACGCCGTCGCCATGAAGCCGACCGCGACGCACGCCATCAGCGCGATCGCCACGGCACGAAGCCCGCCTGCCCTCGCCCGCCCGGCGGCGATGGTCCCAACCCTCGAATTGCCCATGGCGCACCTCCACGATGCCCCTGCGGCGGCATCATGCGCGGCCCGCGTGTAGGCGGTGTCAGGAACTGCAGGACAGCATCGAGCAGCCGGCGCGTTCGCGCGCCCAGTCAGGCCGGCGGCGTGCGTAGGCCTCGTGGCCGGGCTGGTCGTCGTAGGGGCGGCGCATGACCTCCAGCAGCTCGGTCACGCCGCCGATGTCGCCTTCGGTCGCGCGATCGATCGCTTCCTGCGCGAGGTAGTTGCGCAGCACGTAGCGCGGGTTGGCGGCGTTCATGCGCGAGCGCCGCGCATGCGGCGTCAGGTCCTGCGCATCCAGGCGCACGGCGTAGAGCCGCAGCCATTCGCGCAACGCCGGCTCCACCGCCTCGCGGCGCGCGGCGTCGTAGAAGGCGTCGTCCAGGGGCGCGAGATCCGGCGACTTCGGATCGATATCGGCCAGCCCGCGGAAGAACAGCGTCATGTCGATCTCGCCCTCGGTCAGCAGGTCCTGCAACTGCTGCATCAGCGCGGTGTCCTCTTCGCGACAGGCGTCCAGCCCGAGCTTGCGCGCGGTGTTCTCGCGGTCGCATTCCAGGTAGGTGGAGACGAAGCGGCGCAGGCCGGCCTGCAACGGCTCGGTGTCGTCGAACAGCAGCGAGAGCGAACCCGCCAGCCGCCCGAGGTTCCAGTACGCCACCTGCGGCTGCTGGCCGAATCGATAGCGGCGCTGGTGGCGATCGGTGGTGTTGGGCGTCCAGCCGGGATCGAAGTTGTCGATCCAGCCGTAGGGACCGTAGTCGATGGTCAGGCCGAGGATCGACATGTTGTCGGTGTTCATCACGCCGTGCACGAAGCCCACGCGGATCCAGTGCGCCATCAACCGCGCCGTGCGTTCGCACACCTGCGCGAACCATTCGGCATACACCGGCTGCCCACGGCCGAGGCTGCGAAGCTCCGGGAAGTCGCGGCGGATGCAGAAGTCGGCCAGCTTGCGCAGCAGTTCGGTGTCGTTGCGCGAGGCCGGCAATTCGAAATTGCCGAAGCGGATGAACGAGGGCGCGACGCGGCACACCACCGCACCGGGCTCCAGTTGCGGGTGGCCGTCGTAGAACATGTCCCGCTCGACCCACTCGCCGGTGCCGACCAGGCTCAGCGCGCGCGTGGTCGGCACGCCGAGGTGGTACATCGCCTCGCTGCACAGGAACTCGCGGATCGAGGAGCGCAGCACCGCGCGGCCGTCGGCGCTGCGCGAGTACGGGGTGGGCCCGGCGCCCTTGAGTTGCAGCTCCCAGCGTTCGCCGGCCGCATTGATCATCTCGCCCAGCGTGATCGCACGGCCGTCGCCCAGTTGCCCCGCCCACTGGCCGAACTGGTGGCCGCCGTAGTTGGCCGCGAACGGCTGCATGCCCGGCAACAGCGCGTTGCCGCCGAAGACGCGGGCGAATTCGGGCGAGGCGACGTCGGCGTCGCTGAAGCCCAGCCGCCGCGCCATGTCCGCCGAATACGCGAGCAGGCGCGGCTGCGCCACCGGCGTGGGCTCCACGCGCGAGTACGCGGCGCCGTGCACCTGGCGCACGCCGGGTGCGAGGTCGGGATCGCCGGGGAGGTCTCGAACGAAGGTGTTGTCGAAGTGTGGATTCAGCATGATGCGACGGCGCCGTAACTGCTTCCCAGATGGTGCCGCCGCCGGACGGTACAAGCGGTGAATCCCCGGCAAGCGCGCGAACCGACCGATGCGGCACGACGGAGGTCGCGGTCCGCCTTGGCACGGCCGCGTATGCTGCGCCTTTACCGTCGCATTGGGGATACGACCGGATGACCACGCGCGCCCGCACGCACGCCGCTACTGGCGAACACACCACACGCCATGCCGCGTCCCGCTCCAGCCTGCTGCGTCCGGCGCTTGCCGGCGCCGTGCTGCTCGCGTTGAGCGCGTCCGCCGCCGTCGCCCAGGCACCGTCCGCGGCGCCCTCGTGCAGCCTCGTCCAGGCCGGCCGCCTGCTCGACCGCCCCGGCCATGCCCCGCGCGGCGCGAGCACGCTGCTGGTGTGCGGCGGCCGGGTCGAGGCGGTGCGCGATGGCTTCGTGGACGCATCGGCGTTCCCGAACGCGGGCAACGCCTTGGTCATCGACCTGCGCAGCCGCTTCGTCCTGCCGGGCCTGATCGACAGCCACGTCCACCTCACCTCCGACAAGGCCGGCGTGGAAGGCCAGCTGGAAGGCATTTCCAAGGGCGTGGCCGATCACGCGTACGAGGCCGCCGTGAACGCGCGCAAGACGCTGGCCGCCGGCTTCACCACCGTGCGCAACCTCGGCGACGAAGACGGCGTGACGCTGGCGCTGCGCGACGCGGTGGCGGCGGGCAAGCTGCCGGGACCGCGGATCGTCGATGCGGGCAACGCGATCTCCACCACCTCCGGCCACATGGACCCGACGCTGGGCTTCCGCGACGATCTGCACGCGGCGCTCGACGTGCACGGCAACACCTGCGACGGCGCCGACGATTGCCGCAAGGCGGTACGCCGCCAGGTCGCGCGCGGCGTGGACGTGATCAAGATCGCCACCACCGGCGGCGTGAACAGCCGCATCGGCGCGGGCCTGGGCCAGCAGATGTTCGACGACGAGGCGCGCGCGATCGTCGAGACCGCGCACTTGTACAAGAAGAAGGTCGCCGTGCACGCGCACGGTGCGGACGGCATCGCCCTGGCCTTGCGCGCGGGTGCGGATTCGATCGAGCACGGCACGCTGATGGACGATGCCGACCTCAAACTGCTGCGCCAGACCGGCGCGTACTACGTCCCCACGCTGTCCACCGTGAACGGCTACCGGGAGCGCCTGGCGAAGAATCCCGACGCCTACACCGGCGAGGTGCGCGAGAAGATCGAATGGCGCATCGGCATCACCGGCAAGGCGCTGGAACGCGCGGTGCCCGCCGGCGTGAAGATCGCCTTCGGCACGGATGCCGGCGTGAGCCTGCACGGGCGCAACGCGGACGAATTCGAACTGATGGTTGCGCACGGCATGACGCCGGCGACCGCGATCGCGGCCGCGACCGTCAACGCCGCCGACCTGCTCGGGCTGGCCGACCAGGTGGGCTCGCTCGACGTGGGCAAGCGCGCGGACCTGATCGCGGTGAACGGCGATCCGCTCAGCGACGTGACGGTGCTCAAGCAGGTGCAGTTCGTGATGAAGGATGGGCGCGTGGAGAAGGATGTCCGGGGTGCTGCCGTGGTGTCGCGCTGATCGCGCAAGCGTCTGCACTGCTGTCATCGCGGCGAAGGCCGGGATCCAGACTTCATCCAGCGGCACTCCCACCAGGGGGAACTCCCCCCGTCATTCCCGCGAAGGCGGGAATCCAAGGACGTTCCATGCCTTCGTGATGGCATGTGGAACGCGACAGTCCTGCCGTTGTATCTGACTTGCCCAAGGTGAAGCGTGGAAAGTCCATGGATTCCCGCCTCCGCGGGAATGACGGTGAGGTGGTTTGCCGCAGCGGGAGTGCCCACCGTCCACGGGCCTGGGTCCCGGCCTTCGCCGGGATGACGTTGGACGCGGGACTGTCGATCAAGACGGGACGACAGCCCTACGAAGGCGCCACGCGAACCGCCACGGCGTCTCCAAAACCCGCCCCACACGGCCAACACACCCCGCTGCGCTAGAATGTTCGGTCTTCCGACCGGCGAACGCCGGCGCTGCCGAGTCCTCCCCCATGAGCGCCGAGTCGCCCAACTCGAACGATGCCCCGTCCCTGAAATTCACCGACCTCGCCCTGTCCGAGCCCCTTCTGCGGGCACTGAGCGACGTCGGCTACGAGTCACCCTCGCCCATCCAGGCCGCCACCATCCCGCCGCTGCTGGAAGGCCGCGACGTGCTCGGCCAGGCCCAGACCGGCACCGGCAAGACCGCCGCGTTCGCGCTGCCGATCCTGGCGCAGATCGAACCGGGCAAGCACAAGCCGCAGGCGCTGGTGCTGGCGCCGACGCGCGAGCTGGCCATCCAGGTCGCCGAAGCGTTCCAGAAGTACGCCCATCACCTGCCCGGCTTCCACGTCCTGCCGATCTACGGCGGGCAGAGCTACTACCCGCAGTTGCAGGCGCTCAAGCGTGGCGTGCAGGTCGTGGTGGGCACGCCCGGCCGCGTGATCGACCATCTGGAGCGCGGCTCGCTCGACCTGTCCGAACTGCGCTGCCTGGTGCTCGACGAAGCCGACGAAATGCTGCGCATGGGCTTCATCGACGACGTCGAGGCCGTGCTGAAGAAGACGCCGGAGACGCGCCAGGTCGCGCTGTTCTCGGCGACCATGCCGCCGCCGATCCGGCGCATCGCCCAGACCTACCTGAAAGACCCGGTCGAGATCGCCATCAAGGCCAAGACCACCACGGCCGCGAACATCCGCCAGCGCTACTGGGGCGTGAGCGGCGTGCACAAGCTCGATGCGATCACCCGCATCCTGGAGGCCGAACCTTTCGACGCGATGATCGTCTTCGCGCGCACCAAGCAAGCCACCGAAGAGCTGGCCGACAAGCTGGCCGCGCGCGGCATCGCCGCGGCCGCGATCAACGGCGACGTGCAGCAGGCGCAGCGCGAGAAGACCATCCAGAACCTCAAGGACGGCAAGATCGACGTGCTGGTCGCCACCGACGTGGCCGCGCGCGGACTGGACGTGGAACGCATCAGCCACGTGCTGAACTTCGACATCCCCTACGACACCGAAAGCTACGTCCACCGCATCGGCCGCACCGGCCGCGCCGGGCGCAAGGGCGAGGCGATCCTGTTCGTGACGCCGCGCGAACGCGGCATGCTGCGCGCGATCGAGCGCGCCACGCGCCAGCCGATCGAGCCGATGGCGCTGCCCACCGTCGAAACGGTCAACGAGCAGCGCGTGAACCGCTTCCTCGGCCGCATCACCTCCGCGCTGGAAGGCAATGACCTGGCGCAGTTCCGCGACCTGGTCGAACGCTACGAGCGCGAGCAGAACGTGCCCGCGGTCGAAATCGCCGCCGCACTGGCCAAGCTGGTGCAGGGCGACATGCCGCTGCTGCTGGACGTCACCGCCGAGAAGCTGCGGCCGCATGCGCAGGTGGGTTTCGATCGCGCTCCGCGCGAGGGTCAACGCGACGGCCACCGCGAGCGCCGCGAACCGCGTTTCGAACGCGACGACCGCCGCCCGGCGCGCGAGCCGCGCCCCGAGCGCGACGATCGCCCGCGCCACGCCGACCGCCAGTTCACGCCGCCGGCGTACGAGCGTCCGGTGATCGAACGTCCGTCCAGCGAACGGCCTGTCGAGCGTCACCACGAACGCCCAGCCCACGAACGTCCGGTCAATGCCGCCGAGTCGATGTTCGATGACGAGGCGCCGTCGCGCTCGTTCGAGCAGCGTGCGCCGCGCGACCGCGCGGCCCCGGAAGCGGGCATGGAAACCTTCCGCATCGAGGTCGGCCACGTGCACGGCGTGAAGCCGGGCAACATCGTCGGCGCGATCGCCAACGAGGCCGAGCTGGAAAGCCGCTACATCGGCCGCATCGACATCCGCGACGACCACAGCCTGATCGACCTGCCCGAGGGCATGCCGCGCGAGGTCATGGACCACCTCAAGCGCGTGCGCGTGGCGGGCCAGCAGCTGCGCATCAGCCGGCCGGGCGAAGGCAGCCACGGCGGGCAGCGTCCGCACGGTCGCCACGAGCGCGGCGGTTTCGATGACGATCGCCGGCCGCCGCCGCGCGGGCCGCGCCCGCACGGTGCCGGGCCGCGCAAGCCGGGCGGATTCCGGCCGAAGCCGCGCTGAGTCGTCGCGGCGAATGACCGTCGCCTCCGCTCGCCTCATCAGGGCATAGAGCGGGGGCTACGGTCCGTAACGCGGGGATGCGAAAGGGCATCCCTCCGACCGCAGAGCTGTTTCACCGTCATTCCCGCGAAGGCGGGAATCCAGGGACGCTTCATGCTTTGCCGGTTTCGTATGAAGAGCAACAGCCAGGCTTCTGCCTCTCAAACGTTCGAGGAAGAGCGTGAAAAGTCCCTGGATTCCCGCTTTCGCGGGAATGACGTTGAGGTGATTCACCGGAGCGGGAAGCCCTGCGCACGATGAGATGTCCTGCATGACAGACGCCCTGCGCGCCGCCACGGCCAATGGCATCATCCCTCGCCCGCCGTCGATCACGGACCAAACGAAGCATCGATGCACCTGATCCTCCTCAGCGCCCTGTGCAGTGTCCTGGTCGGGGTGCTAATCAAGCTCGCGCCGCGCGCACGGCTCGACATTGGCCAGCTCGTCACCTGGAATTACCTCGCCGCCGGCGCGCTGTGCGCCTGGCTGCTGCGCCCGCCGATGGAAAGTCTCACGCATCCCGACACGCCCTGGGTGGCGTTGCTCGGGCTTGCCGTCGTGCTGCCTTCGCTGTTCCTCGTGCTGGGCGCCAGCGTGCGCGCCACCGGCATCGTGCGCACCGACGTCGCCCAGCGCCTGTCGCTCCTGCTCTCGCTGCTGGCGGCGTTCACGCTGTTCGGCGAACGCGTCGACGGGCAGCGGATGGCCGGCCTCGCGCTGGGATTGCTGGCGGTCGCCGGTATCGTCGCGCGCCCGGAACGTGCTGCGCCGGCAGCCGGCGGCGAACGACGCGGCTGGCTCCTGCTGCTGGTGGTCTGGGTCGGCTTCGCACTCGTGGACGTGATGCTCAAGCGCATCGCGCAGGCCGGAACGCCGTCGATGGCGGCGTTGCAGGTGGCGTTCGTCCTTGCCTTCGTGCTGATGCTCGTGGCGCAACTGGTGCGCCACCTGCGCGGACACACGCGGCTGGACGCGCGCAACCTCGGCGCGGGACTGCTGCTGGGCCTGCTCAATTTCGGCAACATCGTCTTCTACGTGCGCGCGCATCAGGCCCTGGCCGAGAGCCCGTCGGTCGTGTTCGCGACGATGAACATCGGCGTGGTGGTGCTGGGCACGCTGGTGGGCGTGTTCGCCTTCGGCGAGAAGACCAGCGGCTGGAATCGCGCGGCGATCGTGCTGGCCATCCTCGCCATCGTGCTGATCGCCTTCGCGCCGCGCGCGTAGCCCGGGCGGATTTGGCATAGTCGCGGTTCGTTCCCCGCGCCCCGCTCCACCATGCCCCGCCTGCTCGTCTTCCAGCACGTCGCCGCCGAACCGCTGGGCACGCTCGATCGGCTCATCCGCAGGCGCGGCCACCGCATCCGCTTCGCCAATTTCGAGCGGCAGCCGGATTTCGAACCCAACGTCGACCGCTACCGCGGGCTGGTGGTGCTGGGCGGGCCGATGAATGTCGAAGACCAGGCCCGCCGACCGCATCTGAAGACCGAACTGCGCGCCATCGAACGCATGCTCGAACAGGGCAAGCCGGTGCTCGGCATCTGCCTGGGTGCGCAGTTGCTGGCGCATGTGCTGGGCGCGCCGGTGCGGCGTCACCATGAGCCGGAGATCGGCTGGTACCCGCTGCGCACCACCGACGCCGGCCGCAGCGATCCGGTGCTGGCGCCGCTGGGCGAGACCTCGCCGGTGTTCCAGTGGCACCGCTACAGCTTCGAGGTGCCGCACGACGCGACGCATCTGGCGCGCACCGAGGGCTGCGAGCACCAGGCGTTCCGTTACGGCGACAACGCCTACGGATTCCAGTTCCACCTGGAGATGGACGAGGCGCTGATCGAGCGCTGGCTGCGCAATCCGGCCTACCGCGAAGAACTCGCCGAACTGGGCGGGCTGGATCCCTCGCGCTCGGATGTGGACACCATCCGTCACCACACCCGCGCCCACATCGCCGGCATGCAGGCCCGGGCGGACGCGGTGTTCAACCAGTTCCTCGACCTGGTGGGCCGGCCGCAGCGGCGGATCACGCTGCCTTCGCGCGAGTGGGTCTGAACTGCGCCGCGAGCTTGGTGTGAAAGCT encodes:
- a CDS encoding YdiU family protein, with product MLNPHFDNTFVRDLPGDPDLAPGVRQVHGAAYSRVEPTPVAQPRLLAYSADMARRLGFSDADVASPEFARVFGGNALLPGMQPFAANYGGHQFGQWAGQLGDGRAITLGEMINAAGERWELQLKGAGPTPYSRSADGRAVLRSSIREFLCSEAMYHLGVPTTRALSLVGTGEWVERDMFYDGHPQLEPGAVVCRVAPSFIRFGNFELPASRNDTELLRKLADFCIRRDFPELRSLGRGQPVYAEWFAQVCERTARLMAHWIRVGFVHGVMNTDNMSILGLTIDYGPYGWIDNFDPGWTPNTTDRHQRRYRFGQQPQVAYWNLGRLAGSLSLLFDDTEPLQAGLRRFVSTYLECDRENTARKLGLDACREEDTALMQQLQDLLTEGEIDMTLFFRGLADIDPKSPDLAPLDDAFYDAARREAVEPALREWLRLYAVRLDAQDLTPHARRSRMNAANPRYVLRNYLAQEAIDRATEGDIGGVTELLEVMRRPYDDQPGHEAYARRRPDWARERAGCSMLSCSS
- a CDS encoding amidohydrolase family protein, giving the protein MTTRARTHAATGEHTTRHAASRSSLLRPALAGAVLLALSASAAVAQAPSAAPSCSLVQAGRLLDRPGHAPRGASTLLVCGGRVEAVRDGFVDASAFPNAGNALVIDLRSRFVLPGLIDSHVHLTSDKAGVEGQLEGISKGVADHAYEAAVNARKTLAAGFTTVRNLGDEDGVTLALRDAVAAGKLPGPRIVDAGNAISTTSGHMDPTLGFRDDLHAALDVHGNTCDGADDCRKAVRRQVARGVDVIKIATTGGVNSRIGAGLGQQMFDDEARAIVETAHLYKKKVAVHAHGADGIALALRAGADSIEHGTLMDDADLKLLRQTGAYYVPTLSTVNGYRERLAKNPDAYTGEVREKIEWRIGITGKALERAVPAGVKIAFGTDAGVSLHGRNADEFELMVAHGMTPATAIAAATVNAADLLGLADQVGSLDVGKRADLIAVNGDPLSDVTVLKQVQFVMKDGRVEKDVRGAAVVSR
- a CDS encoding DEAD/DEAH box helicase: MSAESPNSNDAPSLKFTDLALSEPLLRALSDVGYESPSPIQAATIPPLLEGRDVLGQAQTGTGKTAAFALPILAQIEPGKHKPQALVLAPTRELAIQVAEAFQKYAHHLPGFHVLPIYGGQSYYPQLQALKRGVQVVVGTPGRVIDHLERGSLDLSELRCLVLDEADEMLRMGFIDDVEAVLKKTPETRQVALFSATMPPPIRRIAQTYLKDPVEIAIKAKTTTAANIRQRYWGVSGVHKLDAITRILEAEPFDAMIVFARTKQATEELADKLAARGIAAAAINGDVQQAQREKTIQNLKDGKIDVLVATDVAARGLDVERISHVLNFDIPYDTESYVHRIGRTGRAGRKGEAILFVTPRERGMLRAIERATRQPIEPMALPTVETVNEQRVNRFLGRITSALEGNDLAQFRDLVERYEREQNVPAVEIAAALAKLVQGDMPLLLDVTAEKLRPHAQVGFDRAPREGQRDGHRERREPRFERDDRRPAREPRPERDDRPRHADRQFTPPAYERPVIERPSSERPVERHHERPAHERPVNAAESMFDDEAPSRSFEQRAPRDRAAPEAGMETFRIEVGHVHGVKPGNIVGAIANEAELESRYIGRIDIRDDHSLIDLPEGMPREVMDHLKRVRVAGQQLRISRPGEGSHGGQRPHGRHERGGFDDDRRPPPRGPRPHGAGPRKPGGFRPKPR
- a CDS encoding EamA family transporter, whose product is MHLILLSALCSVLVGVLIKLAPRARLDIGQLVTWNYLAAGALCAWLLRPPMESLTHPDTPWVALLGLAVVLPSLFLVLGASVRATGIVRTDVAQRLSLLLSLLAAFTLFGERVDGQRMAGLALGLLAVAGIVARPERAAPAAGGERRGWLLLLVVWVGFALVDVMLKRIAQAGTPSMAALQVAFVLAFVLMLVAQLVRHLRGHTRLDARNLGAGLLLGLLNFGNIVFYVRAHQALAESPSVVFATMNIGVVVLGTLVGVFAFGEKTSGWNRAAIVLAILAIVLIAFAPRA
- a CDS encoding gamma-glutamyl-gamma-aminobutyrate hydrolase family protein (Members of this family of hydrolases with an active site Cys residue belong to MEROPS family C26.); protein product: MPRLLVFQHVAAEPLGTLDRLIRRRGHRIRFANFERQPDFEPNVDRYRGLVVLGGPMNVEDQARRPHLKTELRAIERMLEQGKPVLGICLGAQLLAHVLGAPVRRHHEPEIGWYPLRTTDAGRSDPVLAPLGETSPVFQWHRYSFEVPHDATHLARTEGCEHQAFRYGDNAYGFQFHLEMDEALIERWLRNPAYREELAELGGLDPSRSDVDTIRHHTRAHIAGMQARADAVFNQFLDLVGRPQRRITLPSREWV